A window of Bos mutus isolate GX-2022 chromosome 3, NWIPB_WYAK_1.1, whole genome shotgun sequence genomic DNA:
TCTGTCCCAAGCCTCTATCCTACCAGTCCAGAGGGAATTCAAGGCATTGTTATTGGAGCTTCCTTCTCCACTATCCATTAGAGGTGAGCAAAGATTCTGGAGTTGCCCACATCACAGCACATTCAGGGAAGGGCCCACTGGCCCCTCTGTGTGCACTGTCCACACAGCTCTGCTCATGACCAGTCCTCATTTGGTCTCTGCCAAGAGTCAACTTTCTCAGGTCACCTTGCTGCCATTGTCCTCTGGCTCCTCCcaacctcctgggaagccccattccttGCTCTTTAGCTTGTTTTCCTCCAAACTTCCCTTCCACCATCTCCTTCAGCATAATCCCCTCAATGaacctgtatttttttcttttcttttttgttggactgtgaagaaggctgagcgccgaagaattgatgcttttgaactgtggtgttggagaagactcttcagagtcccttggactgcacggagatccaaccagtccattctgaaggagatcagccctgagatttctttggaaggaatgatgctaaagctgaaactccagtactttggccacctcatgcgaagagttgactcattggaaaagactctgatgcttggagggattgggggcaggaggagaaggggacgacagaggatgagatggctggatggcatcactgactcgatggacgtgagtctgagtgaactctgggggttggtgatggacagggaggcctggcatgctgcaattcatggggtcgcagagagtcggacacaactgagtgactgatctgatctgatctgatgattttttacttatttattttaattaaaggataattgctttatagaattttgttttctgtcaaacctcaacatgactcagccatatGAACCTgtatttttacaaaacaaaatccaGGAAAGGGTAAAAGTGGTCTTCTAGGTGCCCTGACAACCAACTGTTGTAGTAACAATAACAGacttactgaatatttattgtcTACTAATCACTTATGTTGCCTCATTTAATCCTATTAATAAGACGCTATTATTATTAGCCACTTTTACATATGAGGGAAACAGAGGCCTGAAGTCACGTGTCCAAGGTCAGCTCAGCTCACAAGCATCTCCCAGCTTTCTGACTCCAGGGCCTGTGCTCCAACCACTGCTCTTTGCCATCTCTCCCTAAAACTGGTGTAAGGAAAGGTGGCGCAAAAGCCTGCCTGGGTGACCTTGGGACAGAGGAAGGACAATTAGCCACAGAAGCAAAATCAAGTCACAAGACAGTTGCAATAAATTCTCTCATGCAGATAGGTGGGCAGTGGGGAAGGGGAGTAAAGGACTCAGATTCTGGGTCTGCTATCTACCAGCTCCCTGACTTACCCTCTCTGTCAGTCTCCTCCCTTCCAAAATGAGGTTGGTGAGCCCAACCTTCCAAGCTTGATGAGAGGATCAAAAGGCAAAAAGTATGTAAGAGCTCTTTGTAAACTCTGAATTCTGTAGATGTTTCATGTTAAGGGTATGGGCAGAACATATGCCTTGTCAGCGCCTGAGCTGAATAACATTAGTCGTGGCAGCCCTAAACAAAAGATAGCCTGGTGCCAAGGTTAGGTCACTGTTCTGGGATCTAGGGAGCCAggcaaaaaattcttttaaagactGAAACAGAGAGTTTGCTTTCCTGTGCTAAAGATGCTGGAAAACATAGAACTACATTTCCTAGACTTCTTTGCAGCTAGGGCCCATGAGTGACCGAGTTCCACGAGGAAAATTCCTACATGAGCCTTGGAAGGGCTGGGGAAGATAGGTGTGGAGGCAGAAAGAAATGTAAGGCAGAAGCGGGGTCAGGGGAGATAAAGCCTCTTGGGTGAGCTGTGGAGGTTTCCAGTGCCTGCTCCCTGGGTACAGGCAGCAGAGCTGTGTctccaccagggcagccccatgggatgctcatggaattctcctggctcTGTGATGTCTTGGCCCTCTCCAAGGTTCTATAAACTACCTAATATCCTCTAATAAATTCCTTTCTGCTTAAATCAGCCAGAGTGGAATCTGTTCTCCCAGACTGGTATTGGAAGAGATTCCAAGCAAGAAACCCTCGAGGATATGAGAATCTGGGACTGGTTTCCGAACACGTTGCATTTCCAGACAACAGAGAGTCAGTTAGCCCCAGAAGACGGGATTTGACTGGTGGTCGGCACATCACGGTGAAACAGCTACTGCTCTCACTCTAAGAGCCCCACAGTAAGGAGTCCGCGGGAGGCAAGGCTTCAGCAATTTAGCCGCTGCTGAAGTAAACCTCTAAAATAagcttttattatgaaaaatttcaaaccaaCACAAAAATAGAGTAGTATGCTCAAGCCCTCATGTACCCAGTTTCTACAGTCACCCTGCTATCATTCTGTCACTGCAGGAACTTCCTCTGTCCCAGTTCACTGGATTGttctgaaaaaaatctaatgtAACATTTCACCCCGAAGTACTTCAGCGTGCTTCTCTAAaaggtgacttttaaaaatataaccatgACAATATCTCACCGCCTAGAAATGGACACTAATTCCTTAATACCATCAAATATCCAGTCAGTGTTTATATTTCCCCATGgtcttgcctttttaaaaatatttcttcatatggaccattttttaatgtctttatcaaATgtattacaatactgcttctatttttatgttttaggttttttggccacaaggcatgaaggatctcagctccctgaccagggattgaaccttcatcccctgcactggaaagtgaagtcgtaacccctggaccaccagggaagtcccttgccttttgttttttaagtttgctCAAATCAGGATCTAACTAACTCTATCCATTGTGATTAGTTGATACAcctcttaaatttcttttaatctataaatttctctccctctttcttgctcatttttttcttcctgttgaagaaattgggtcatttgttccATAAAATTTCCCATAGATCAACCTTCCCAACTAACTTCTTGGAAAGTTAAAATCCACATGTCTAAGACTCTGTTTCAACTAAGGTTTCATCACAACCTGGCTTCTTCCAGGCAGACCACTCACCTGGTACTTGTAGGTGGAAGTGGGCCAGCTCAGAAGAGGCAGCTCTTCAAAGCGGGGCTGGAGACAGCAGAGTCCAGGGCGCACCTGTCATGGGGACTCTGGATCATCCCTGGAACCCAAGGAGCCAAGTGGTAGGTGAGATGGCAGTCTGGGTGTCCCTCCTGGCTAAGTGTCCAAACCTGGTCACTTGGCCCTCCCAGGGATCCTGTAAACCATAACCCCTCCATGCAATACACCCCTTTAGGTATGAACTGGTCAGAGTGCATTCTGCTGACTGCAATAGAAATCAAtgtgggtggagggcaggggtAGAATAAGCCTTAATTCTGCAGAGCACTTTAGGGTTCATAAAACACTTCTCATACATTGGGTGCTCTTTACTAGCCCAAAAGAGGGCATTGAACAGATGAGTCAGACCAAGCAACCAAACCTCCCAATTAAAGGAGTATCTCAAGCTCAGTCTCAAATCTTCAGATTCCAGGCCTCACACTGTTCTCACCATCCGCCTCCATCTCCTCACGGGCTGCCAGACTCACAGCACAGAGGAGGGGTGTCTGGGGCTACAATGGCCCAGGAAATAAGCCAACACAGAGAGATGCAAAGGCTGTAGAGAGACTCCTCCCTCTGGGTAAGATGAATGCACGTCCTCCCCCAAACTCTTCCTGGTGATGTCAGGGTCACATGGACAAAGTCCTGGGGTCTGAGCACTCCAATACTCCTCCTTTCAGGCAGGCCGTGCTGGAGAGAGGGGCAGCAGCGGTCAGGAAAGACAGCCCTCCAGGTTAAAGCCCACTCTGTTGCCCCAACTCTGTCACTAAAGCCTTTCAGAGTCCAGTGTGTGGACTCtgttctagtgtgtgtgtgtgtgtgtgtgtgtgtgtgcacgcgcgcatatgtgtgtgtgtgtgtgtgtgtgtaagggggtACACTGGGAATTGGTCAGGGAAATAAAGTGGAAGGGAGTTCAGGGGATCCTGAGAGGACCAAGGCTTTCTCCAACGCATAGTCACTCAAGTTTAAGTAGTGGCAATGGTCTGAAATTATCTAGATGAGAGGCTGAGGAGGGGGCTCCGAGGGCCTCCCTCCTGCCCTATCTGATGGACAGCAGCTTTGATCCTGGAGTCTGAGGCTCATAAATAATATCCCAGGCATGGGTGCCCTGGGACTTCTCCAAGGGCAGCTGGCTGACAAGACCGACTCTGCCAGGCCTTGCAGGCAGGCCTGGCCCCATTGCAGCAGGCCGTGACGGGTTTATGGCCAGCAACCGACAGTAGTTACCTCAGATTTATCATCCATCTACAAGGGCAAGGGGAGCCACTAAAGGCTGCCAGGGAGCCGCTCAATCATTGTGATGGGAAGTGCAGTCGGAGGCGGTGGAGAGCAAGGAGGTAGGAGCATGCTGGGAGCCTGGGCTTCCTGCTGGCTCCTTGGGTTACAGTCTGTTCTTGAGGGGGATTTACAGTCCTGGAGCCCACAGGAGTCAAGCCACTTCCgagagggaggcagagctgaAGGAGAACGAGGGTGCCAGTACAGTTGGACTGGCCCAGACAGAGCCGTGAGGGGAAGCACGGGAACCCAGCACCCAACCCGCTGGCCACAGTGCCTGTGAGAGGCAGCTTGCCACCTTGGCCAACACTGCCTGACCGCCTGCCTGGGCAGTTCTGTCTTCCTGGCAGCACGTCCATCTTCGAGCAAGGCTGTTCGTGGTAACCCTGTATGTGTGAATACCTGTGCCCTTTCTCTGGATGTGTGTCTGTTTGGGGGTTTACGTCAGCAAAAAAGGTGCATGCATGCAATGAGGCCATTTCGCATTGTGCTCGAGCACCGGACAGCTATGTCTATTAATTAGTATCACACCTGTGCACAGGTAGGGTGGAGGGCGGGGACATCATCAAAGCCAGAGGGTTCTGGGTCCTTGTCCACGCCTATCTAATGGGTGAGTCAGTAGATACAAGAATACAAGAGAGAGCACACAGGAGGACAGGGAGAAGGGCTGGTGGGGTTTAATAGAAGGGTGAGTATGGATGAAATggatgggaggaaagagaagctGGGCAGGGGTGGATGGAAAGAGACTTAAAGATTAGAGGGAGAGCCAAAAAGCGCCCAGATgtccacacagtgcagccaactCGGCCCCAGATGTGGTCACgaacaggagggaaagggtggAAAAGAGGTacaggaagaaaagcagaaaggacAAGGGAGGAGGAAGGCTCGAGAGGGAGGAGCAGGGTGAGGCAGCTGGTGGGAACATCATCTGCTCCAGGAGCCCAGGACCTGGCTCTGCAGCTTTCTCACCTCAGCCATCTCCACCAGCTAGAGCTTGCTCGGCAGCTGGACCTGAGCACAGGGCAGCCTGCCCTCTGGCCACACCACAACCACCCAGGCCCAGCTCAGAGCCCAGAGAGAGTGATCCAGGCCTGGCCTGGGTAAGAAGCAAACTTGCCACCTTGGAGAGTTCACACAGAGAAAGGAGTCTCTGCCCTCAGACATGAGGGGGCTGATGTCAGTACAAGTGTGGAGCACCGTTGCAAGGCCCAGCTGCTACCCAGCACACAAGTGGGTACACCCACATGGCCATCTCCATGTTCCTACATGTCTTTTGAGCACCTGGGTCCTGACCATATAAGGCATCGCTTGGATAGCGCAAAGCTGGTCCAGGCCACCTCTTCCTGCAGCCCTAGGAATTCCTAGGTTCAGCGCTGCAAAGTCTCCTCTTTCTGTCCTTGCATTTGCTGTGAGGGATCTTCTGGCTGGACTTCCTGGGCTCCAGCAGCCTGAACCCCAAAAGGCCAGATGTGAACCCAGACACTGCAAGTGGAACAGAGCCTAAAGCTCATTTCTGCAAACCTGGTTCTGCCACTACAGACCACACCCTATGGGTGTGAGGTGTTGAGGGGGTATCTGTTTGTTTGCCAGTGTGCTCCTTGGGTATGTCACATGATTCTGGGTATCATGGGGCACCCAGCCAGGTCAGATGCTGGCTGTGCTGAGCCAAGCAACAGTTCTCCAAGTGTGATGTGTAGACCCCTGGGTGTCAGGAAAAGTCCTTGAGGTACCCTTCAACTTTTCCCCTTCCCTATCCTCCACTGGTGTCTGGCCCTTTGTGAGATTCCCTTTCTCTGAATGTGGGCAAGACCTGTGACTTGGTTCTACTGTAGCATCAGGCATCCAGCGTCTCTGAAGCCCTGGGAATGCTGTAAGCCTTCTCCTTCACCAACATCTACAAGAATGTTCATCCTGACAGACTGTTCCCTGCCCTACCACTCAGGGCTAAGAGTAAAAATCATACGGCCAGTTACACACACATCCCCACATCTCAATCCTAGGCTAtgtggcagggcttccctgagccCCTCTGCTGCACCAAGCAACCAGGGACAGCAGGGGGCGCACTTCTCCCTACACTGTCTTCTCAGGGAGCCCAACCTAGATCCCCAGCACAAAGCATAGCCCATGCTAAGACCACCATCAACCTGTATCATCAAAGAATAAAGGACTTATGAAATAGCACATGAACCAGGGTGTGATTCCTGTTTCCATCAGAAAGACGATTTCGCCAGGGACCGGAGGATAGAGGCTGTTGGCCTTTGGTGATGCAGGCAGGAGCTTGGAGGAGAAGGCAGATTTCTATGTGGCTGAGAACACAAAGCTGGAAACCCAGACGCCGTGGCTGCCCTGAGATGACTCCTACTTGAGCAAAGCGGTTACCTCTAAAAGGATCTATGTGTCCTTTTGTGGCAGGAGAGAGATGCTGTGGGGAAGTGGCAGGGCTACATGCCCAGGGCTGCAGTTTAAGAAGAGTGCCCCCTCCCATTCCCACGGCTCCTCAGATGGTAACAGCAGAGGAGGGAGCCTTCAGTGGGTTTGCTGGCATAGGTTCCAATTCACCTTTGAAATGAGGTGAAACTGAGACAAGGAAGGACCTCTAGGGCAAGATAGGAGCCAAGTTTCTCCACACAGGGGAGGATTCTAACCCACTGCAGGAGTGTGAGTggcccctctgcccccagcctcccAATATTCCCTGATACCTGTAAGTTCATCCATTAGGGGACAAACCCCACAGTGGGAAATGCAGCATTGAATAAAATATCCCTGGGAGAGAGAACAGAGGCAAGTTCTTGCTCAGTTCCACGAGGCAGTGCATTCTCCCCTGGGCTCAGCTTTGTGGGGAGGGCTGGGAGCAGGGCCCCCCGGGAAGGGTGGAGTCAGAAGTGGGAGACCATCACAGGCACTCCAGAGCAGAACAACTCTCCTTCCTCCCATGTGGGGCCTGGAGTCCCTCCCCGCAGCGCTGGGGACTACCAGCCGAGGTGGCTGCTCCCGGCCAGCCCCGACACTCCCACTAGCCAGAGAGACAACAAAGCCGTCCCCCATCCCCTTGTGCCAGCTCCTCTTGGCAAAAGGAATAAAACGGCCCACTTATTTTTATCACtcacagatttcccaggaaatgGGCTATTAGTTCCCCTAATATAAAGATAATAGGCTTGTCCCCCTCCATACGTGGCACAGCCCAGCATGAACATACTTGAAGCTCCATCAGAAGGTCTCTCCTGCAGAGGATGGGGTACCTGGGAGCAGGACCTAGAGAGGAGCCAGAAGCTGGGGTTCCCCCACCCCCTGATGGCAGAGACACAGTTTCAGGAGTCTCTCCCTGCCCTGTAGCTGATCCCACCCTACTCTCAATTGTAATCTTCAACACCTATGGGGTAAGTAAACACTACTATAAAACACCCCAACAAATAGGATGTGGGGGCCCCATAAGCCAAGGACAGGATGCTTCCCAGGGACctgtgtatgcctgtgtgtgctaagtctctccagtcgtgtccagctctttgtgaccccatggactgtagcccaccaggctcctctgtccatgggattctccaggcaagaatactggagtgggttgccaagccctcctccaaaggatcttcctgacccagaggttgaacttgtgtctcttatgtctcctgcactggcaggcaggttctttaccactaacgccacttgggaagccttggAACTTGGGTGCCTCCAGTTCCTTTctagattgtgcttcatccatttcCCTTCCTCTCCACAGACCCACTGTGATAACAGCACTGCCAGGACTTCAGAGCACCAGGCTCTCAGTGAGTGCCCTGCCCTCTCACACATGGGCTGTGGGAGCTCCTCAGCCCTTGGTGAGGGCCTTCTCACACCAGAACAGAGAAAGGGGCCTGGCTTTTCTATAGTCTGTGAGGACTGCGCCCTGCAAGGTGGTGGCTGGCACCTGGGCATGTAGTCACACGGGTTGCAGTCTGGTTTCATGTTGCTGCTTTACTTGTCACACGTATGACCTCTCCACCGAAGCTGCATGCTCTGTGAGAGCAAGGGCCCTGACTGGTACTCTCTTTGCTCCCAGGAAGCCTGGGCAGTGATGGGCAGGAAATGGGGGCTCAGTGAGCCCCAGTGATTGATGAGATTTGGGGCAGGGCACAGGGGGGCGCGGCCCTGTGCTGCTCACGCTGACCACGGTGAGTGTGCAACGATGCAAACTGCCTTTTCAGCCTAAGCCTCGGCTTCCTGCTCTcccgcgtgtgtgtgtgtgtccctgagAACACCAGACCTGCACACAGAAGCCCTCCCCAACTCCTACCTCTGCTGCCTCTGCCCCTTACGCTGTGGAAGCACGAGCAGGCAGAAAGTAGGGACAGCCTCTCTCAGAGGGCAAGTGCCAGCTGCCAGGCACTCCTTTCCCCTTGGCCATCGGAGGTCTGGGGGTGGGCGCCATGGCCTGGGGATGGAAGAAATGAACTCACATTATCTGTCTTTCTGCCCCCAAGGAGAAAGACAGTCTGTCTAGAGACACGGAGACTCTGAGCCAGGAGGTGTGCTGACAGCCTGGGCTGTTGCTGGACAAGCAGGGGCAAAGCCGCCCAGCCCAGGAGGAGCTGCTCCCCCAgaggggcagagggtgggggcagCCGGTGACCACCCCTTTTGGGCTGTCCGTGGAGCGACCAGAGCCGCTTCTAGTGATGGGGAGGGAATCCCTCTGGGTTTCAGAGGGGAACCCACAGGCccaagagaggagaaaaaggcCCAAAATCCCTCCAGTTGCTCTGAAATTTCAAAAAGGGGTAAAGATGCATCTATGTCAGCAAGAACTTGTGGGGAGTCACTGGGGAAAACTTAAGGATGAGGCGGGGTGAATTTGAGTGTGCAAACAAGCAGGATGGCTGGTTTACTGAAcagcctccttttcctcttccttattGGGACTCAGAACCTCAAGCTCCCTCTCCCCAGTGGGCTGTGCGAGTGGCTCCTTGGTCAGGAGGTACCGCGCCAGCTGCTCCAGGTCCCCCAGGCTTATCCTCTGCAGGCACTCCTCGTGCTCCCgcctcagcagctgcagcattgCCTCAGTGTCCTGGGGCCCAAAGTGTTTGGCCAGGACCTGGCCCAGGTGGTGCcacaggggctggggcaggcGGGTGTCCTCAGGCGCCGGCTTCTCCAGGGGCCGCATGACCATGCTGATGGAGGCGTTGGGCCCAATGCGGTAGTCGGAGAGCTGCTTGTCATCTGCCAGCAGCTGGCCGCGGAAGAGCAGGTGCTGCTGCTCCTCCGGCACATGCAGCCGCTCGGACACCAGCTTCTTCAGCATGGCCACGCTCTCCTGTCCTGACACCTTCAGGCTACATCTCCGGCCCAGGAGCAGCTTGACTGTGAGGAACATCGGGCTGCCAGCAGATTCAGGAGGGATCCATGCTCTGGCGGCTGCCCTGAGGGTGAAGGGGTTCTGTAGGAGAAGGTTTATGTGTGTGGTTTCTCCTTATCAACGGAGGGCAGTGGTCCCAGGAGGCCGAGGGCCGGGCCCAAGAGGACAGCCATTGGCTGATGCATGGTGATGTCACAATGCTGCTTATCAGAGGGCTCATGTCCAGAGTGGGACTTTAGGGAAATGAGAGGGGGCATTTGGGACACAGAACATTCCTTCCTCCTTTAGAGGAGAAatgagaggagaagaggaaaaaaggagggTTGGGAAAGCGAACGTAGGACTAGGAGAAAGAAGAGCAGGAGGGGGTGTGACAGGAGGGCCCAAAGGACAGGGCGGCAGAAGGAAACACACCCATGTTGCCTCATTCAGCACTATTTCATGCCCTTTCTGCCGGGACCCATCCCCAAGGAGAGATCATATCATGATAGATATTTCCTGCTTTAATTTATCAAGGGTCCTCCTTCTGTCACACACTTGACACGCCCTCTTGGATTGGGTTTCCCAGACACAGAGACAGGGATTCTCAAGCACATACATAGTTGGGAGGTAACCCCAGGATGCTCATGTAAGCAGGAGCGAGAAAGCGAGACAGATAAGGGTGGGCAGTCCACACTGCATCAGTGAGCAGATGGCCTCTGTGGTCAACTAGGAGCTCTTAGTCCCAGCGGGCACCTTGAGAGGCCGCATGGAATACACCAGCCGTGCGTCGGGGAAGTAAAGAAGCTGAATCCGTGCCTTTGGTCTTTGGGGTGCTAACTTGGTACCTGTGGTCTTAATGTGTGCAGAGCCAGCTCCAGTGACCAAAGAAGACCCTCCTTAGGCAGAGACTTGCAGGAACTGGCAGTAACTTTAACTCTCTCCACTTCCATCTCACCCCCATCCCCTACTTACAAATAATTCTCTCTTGGCGCAGTTAAAGCCCACTCAACCAAAAGAATGAGACTACCTGAGGGAGGCGCCAGGACACAGAAGTCACTGTAAAACCTGGCAATGGAGGCTAGCTGCTCCCACCCCAGGGTCAGACCACCTGGGATGATACACTCTCCTCTCATGGGTTGAGACAAGATAAAACCCTAGAACCTAAAAAAATCCCTCGTGACCTTTGAATTCCAGAGCCAGCTAACCCCACCCAGGGCCCAGCCCCTTTTGCAGAAATGAATCTGCTGGAACCCATCTTAAGCAACTGGGAATGCCGAGGGGCTCAGGCTGGGCCGCCGGCAGCATCTGCTGCAAGGCCCGACCTTAGTGAATCCTCCCGGCCTCTGGGGCAGGTACTGTCCTACCCTCCACCTGCCAGAGGAGATGGTGGGGCTGCCTACTGTCACTGCCAGCAGGCAGCACACAAGTTTGGCCTCCTGCGACATCTGCTCGGTGCCCTGTGTGCCCGAGGGTGCCCGCGGCTCTGAGGCCAGTAAGGAAGGAACATGCTGGGGCCTCTGGTGTCAGCAACTTCTGTGGTCTCGGTAGTTTTCTGCTCAACTTGAAGGTCCCCTGGGCTGAGCCCTGTGAATGTGCTAACACATTTAAATCCATGAGGAAGGCAATGGGTGCACTCTGGAAATGAGTGAGCGTGGAGGCCTGGCTGACGTCCCGCAGCTGGTGGGGAATATTGTCAGGGGTGCACTCACTTCTCCGCGACACTTTGTGCTCCACGGCTGCTCCCGGCAAGAACctgttctttcctctcctcccctcttcttccccctttccttcctctccctggggCCTGGGCTACACTTGATTGAGACTGTTGCCAACAGCCCTGGACTTTCCAGACCTCACCCTTCCACAGCACTGGGCTGATTCTCTACCCAGGTTGCGCCTGCCTCCACCCCCTCCTCTGACTCTGGCAGCCTTGGACGGCAGAAGAAAACATCCACGAATGCCACAGACTCAGctgccctcttccttcctccaaaCCCTTGTTCTCACCTCCAGCAGGTGACCAAATTCTAGTCCATCAAGAAACTAAGCTAAAGAGTCAGGAATCTCACCCCAAGAATGAATGGCCCTGAGGGAGCAGGACTGGAAGGAAGAGACGCACTATGAATTCTGAGCCACCGGCTGGAAGAAAGTGAGGGTCTGAACTGGGCTGGGATTGGTGGAGATGCAAAGGAGGGGCAGATTTTGGATTTTGTTCCAAGGAAGAACAGAAATAATAAGAGGGCTCCTGTGGtcgggagaggagaggaggaaggaggtggggaaggggcagcTGACTGGGCGGCACTCTTGAGTGACACCATCTGGTTTCACCCTTTTGCTTTTGGAATCAAACCTAGCTCCTCAGCCTGGCATCCAAGGGCATCATGACCTGTCTCTGCTTCCCCTCAGGCTTCCTCATTTGGCATCCTCCACTCCAGCCACACCCACCAGCCTTTTCCTCTACTTAACCTGTTTCATTAGAATGCTTCAGCTCATCCTTCTAAATGCTTGTTAAAACCCacttcctccatgaagccttccctACTTTCCCCAGTCCTAGGTGAAGGTAATCCCACCTGCCTCTGTGCAGCCATTACCCTCCTTGAACATTACTTGTGTTGATGTACCTATACAGATCTGTGTCTCCCTCACTGACTCTCAGTGGCAGAGAATGGGTCTCATCTGTTTTTGTAACCCTGCTTCCAGCACACAAAGACTGGTACACAGAAGGCCTCACATGCACGTTTGTTGAAAGAAGATGATAAATTTCAACATGCTGAGCCGTGCAGGCAGATGCAGGGTCCAGAACAGCAGGCTGTGGAAGTGAATGAACCTGCTTGTAGCCTCTCCATCtcccccagagaaatgaaaattcaaaattacataaaaaaataagtcagaaagtgTTTGCAG
This region includes:
- the UBL4B gene encoding ubiquitin-like protein 4B; this translates as MFLTVKLLLGRRCSLKVSGQESVAMLKKLVSERLHVPEEQQHLLFRGQLLADDKQLSDYRIGPNASISMVMRPLEKPAPEDTRLPQPLWHHLGQVLAKHFGPQDTEAMLQLLRREHEECLQRISLGDLEQLARYLLTKEPLAQPTGERELEVLSPNKEEEKEAVQ